Sequence from the Opisthocomus hoazin isolate bOpiHoa1 chromosome 24, bOpiHoa1.hap1, whole genome shotgun sequence genome:
ACGACGGCAATTCCTCACGCCTTGCGCTGCGCTCTGCCGGCGCTTAATTACCCTCTCTGGTCAAAGCTGGCCTCTTATTTCCACCTTGACTTTGCTGACTTCAGCTTCCCCGCTGTTGGATCCCCGCTTTGCCTTTGGCTGCTAATTAGAAAGCCCTTCAGCGTTCGCCGGCTGCTCCTTGCATAGCTAATTACGGACCGTGCCCCAGCCACCTCTTCACCTTCACAGCGGACCGACGGCGTTCCTCCAAAAGAGGTGCGGCCCCCTTTTTCGGCAAAGCTCTGCCGAAACGGTGTCGCGGCGGTGGCGGCCGTGGTGTCGCCTATAGAAAAACACCCCGGGGCTGCGTGTGTCGGAGAGGGGAATCGCCCGCGGGAGGGTTGAACGCCGGCAGCGGGGAGTACGGATGCTCCCCGCGCGTGCCACGCTCGCCCCAGCCGCGTCGCCTGCGGCGAGGAGCCCTTGAGCTATAAAACCCAGGTTTTCCGGGCGGCGTGCTAGGAAAGCAGGCTCCGCGTTTACCAGAGGGGCTCGTCGGAGGAGGAACGAGACGAGGCGAGCTGCAGACTTCTCCCGGAGGAGCTTGGCTCGATTTAAACGGTCCTTTGGCTGGGGCAAACCCGGGGGGATCTCCCCTGCCTTCCCGCCCTCCAAAATCTCGGCGAGATCTGGGGTTTTCTTTGGCATTtggctcctcttttttttttgtttttttttaaagtttaaaactgCCATGGGCCGTCTGCCCTTCCTCCTCGCTCCCGGCAGCGCAGCCAAGGCTGCTCAGACTTTCCAGACACGAGCGGGACGTGGCCCAGGCCTAAATTTGTCCCGGAAAAACTGTGAGCAGCTGAaagagcaggcaggaggtggtgggaggggggaagaaaaaaagaagaaaggaaaagaaaaagaaaaagaaaaagaaaagaaaagaaaagaagaaaagagagaagagaagaaaagaaaagaaaagaaaagaaaagagagaagaaaagaaaagagagaagaaaagaaaagagagaagaaaagaaaagaaaagagagaagaaaagaaaagagagaagaaaagaaaagagagaagaaaagagaagaaaagaaaagaaaaaagagaagagaagaaaagagaagaaaagaaaagaaaaaagaggagagaagaaaagaggagagaagaaaagaggagagaagaaacCATAAAAAACAACTTGCTTTTGCAATAAGCCCCTGCACGTGTCAGGGCTTGTGGGATTTTTGGTTGAAAACGAATTTCAAGCTCCCCCATCCTCTTGCACGAGGTGGATGGGCACGGAGCGAAGCGAAAGCTCGGGCAGGCGTGCGCCGAAGGAACCGCTCTCAGCCCGGCGCGGCAGCTCTGCTGGCATCGCTGGCCCGTGTGCTGCGGGAGGCCGCGTTCGCCAGGAGCCGTGCAGCCTGGGGATGCTGCGGCGTCGGCACTTTGTCTCTGCTGAGGACGGGCCCTGTCGTGACACCTCTCCCTAGGGCTCCGTCGCGGTTTCCCCCCAAAGGGGGAGGTCATTTCCCAGGGAAAAAGGGGCAACTGGggattttgcttttctctgcctGCCCCATGGTTTCTCCTGCGTTCTTCCCCAGGGATCTGCAGGCAACTGGCGAGTTTTCAAGCCCCGCCGAGCACCTCCGGGCAGCGTGGAGGGGACCGAAGGTCATCACCGTCCAGCCGCCTCGAACGTGCTTTTCTCCGAGTTGCCTGTCCCTCCCCGTGCCGCTCCATCGCCTCGCAGGGCTTTACAGAGAGCTGATCCAACTGGCTtgcaggttttctgcttttttttttgctttttttttccccctccttttttttccccttcgcTGATGAAATCAGCACTTAATAAAATCACATCAGGCCCAGATGTTTTCTCCTCGGGGTTAAGATCCAAGGAGGTGAAGTCAATTAGAGTTCAGATTTATACCGGGCATAAACGCAGCTCCTGGCACCCggcgctgctctgccctgggCGGAGAGCCGGAGCCTGCCCGGGCACAATCCCTCGATGGCGAGCAGGCCAGGAAACGCACCCCTGTGCACCCCATCTCCTCGCACATCAAAGTCGGGGGCCCCCCCCTTAATCAAGTGATTGAGTGATGCTGGGGCCTCCCAGTCCCACCTCTGCCCCGGGGGAGCCCCCAGAAGCACCAGTTTAACCTCCCGGGGGGGCTCCCAGGCGCCTGTCGCAAGGCTCCTCCTAATTAGGAGGCGTCTAACGAAGACCATCAGCTGCCTGTGCTGGACTGAGAGCAGCCACGAGCGGCTGTTTGCCATGGTACGGGGGCTGACACGTGGCTGTGGGTCCTTCTTTTGGGGCTAAATGGTATGAATTAGGCATTGTGATAATCaggagaaatgctgctttttggtTTTAGTACCATGAGATGAGGAGCAAAACCAGCTTAGTTTGGGCTCAGGGAAAAGCCCAGGGATGTTCTCTACGTCGAATAAGCGGTGCTTTGTCGGTGAGGCATTGCCCGAAGTGATTTGGCGCCGTCCTCCTGATCCCGCATCCTGACGTACCGAGCGCTGGGATGCGGCAGGTTTGCAAACGAGAGGCTCCCAGTGGAGAACAGCAAGAAGAAGGGCGTGATGGCCACCCCCGAGCTCACGTGGACCTGGCCGAGCCCCGCCAGGAAAGGGCACGGAGTGGCCAACGCAGGTTTTGCAcgtttttattaataaaatgtcTTGACAGTGAAGAATCAGCCCGGAAAGTCCGGTGGTGGCACAAGCCCACGGGGCCGTGCCCGAGGCTGTGCCTCGGCTCTGCCGAGACCAACACGCTCCCGGCGTGTCCcagcctctctcctccctccgGGCTTCTCTGCTCGGGGCGGCTGGCGGGGGGCACGTCAAAACTCCTTATACCTGCGGGGAGAGAAACAAGTGGCTgagcgcggcgggcgccgtcGGGCGGGAGCGACGACGGGCGCCGCGGTGGCTGCCGGAGAGACGGGAAGGAAAAAAGGGGCTCCGCCGGGGAAACCGCAGCCCCATCTGCCACCGCAAGCCCGGAGGGAAAAGCGGGTGAGAGGAGGAGATCCAGCCACCGCTTCGTCTTCGGCCAAAGCGTCCCCCCCGAAATGACGCCAGCGTTCGCGCCTCCTCTTTGCAAGCTGCTCCCCGGAGCCCTCTGAGGCGTTGCGGTGTTCCCACGGACCGAGCCggctgcttcccccagcccaaaACAGCCAGATTTTGGTGCCAATGGCAATCAGAGATGGGCCAGTGCTGATTCGGAGATTGTTTACGCCCTCACGGCGGTGATTTGGCCACAGATTTGATTAGCGAGCCCGCACTCCGTGTAATCGAGCTCATTAGCACGGGTGGGCACGTCAGCCTATAAATTCAGCTGGTTTCAGTGCGTTAATCAACGTTTTGCTCATCAGGCGTCCGGGCTAACGTAAGGCAGCCAGAGAACAAGGACGCGCTGCCCACCCGCCCCGTCCGCACTCTCTTCCCCAGCCATCGCGATTTGATCCTTTGATTCCCAAATCTTGGTCCCGGCCCTGGAATGATCAGCGGAGCGGCTGTTTCTAGGCTGAGCCTGCCAAACTTGAAATCAGGGCAAATCAGGGCTTGCGTTTGCGTTTGATCCTCGGGGCTCGAGCGGGGATACTCACGCCGAGCTACTTCCCATCCAGCACTGACTCTGTCAGCTGCACGCTAGAGCTACAAAGACACAAGGACGGCGTCTTTAGCACCGAGGGAGTTTCACGAGGCGCGGACGGCTAAAATCCCCCAGGTGCTTCCCTGGCTCAAGGCGGAAAACATCTCTTTGTGCCCACAGGAGCGAGACGCCAGGCAGGCGGCCTCGCGAAGCCCGACGCGGCGCCCGCGCGGAGACGCAGCAGGGACAGCGAGGGATAACAAATGTCTTTCAGGAGCGGCACCGGCGTCGCGGGACCGGAGGCCGCCCCGGGGCGGTGCGTACGTACCCTCTCTTCCTCGCTATGCAGCCGCACCACCTACGGACCTCCTTGACCACCACGCGAgcgaggagctgcaggaggaaaggCGGAGGATGACCACGGGGCTGATGGCTCTGCAGCCGCCAGCCTCAGCGCGGGCGCTTCCGTCGCCGGGAGATAAATTTTGAGGCTCTCCCTAGGGACGATCGCACCAACTAAAACTGCGCGTGGAGGAAGGTCGCAAGGGGATGGAGGCCAAGGTTTGGAGTCGATACGGGGCTTTGCAACGCGTCCTTGGCCTGGCGAGGAGCATCCCCGCCCTCCGCCGGCGCGCGGGTGGATAAAGCGGAGCCGTCGAATATCCAGGGTAGCAAAACAAGTCCCCACCAGGGAGGGACCTACCAGGCAAGCCAAGCCGTCGGCTGCGATCAGCATGTAGAAGACGTTATTCCAGCCCGTGGGGGAGATGAGCCCTGCGAGCAGCGGCCCCAGTGCGGCGCCTGTGAGGGCGCACGAGGCACATCAGGAGATGCCCCGTGCACGGGGGAGAGGGGCTCAGGGCCCCCCCAGCACCGCAGTGCCGGGGGAAATCGGCGCTCGGCATCCCCTGTGTCTATGTACCTACGGATCCTGTGCCGTCGATGATGGCCGTGACGGTAGAAAGGGCTTTGGCGTTTCCTTTGAGAGACTCGTGGGTTCCCTgcagggacggaggaggaaaataTAAGGTGGAAAAGTGGCTTTGGGGTCTGCAGCGGGCAAGTCGTCGCGTGAGGCCGGTGACGGatcactggcccaggctgcccagggaggctgtggagtctccttctctggagatattccagccccgcctggacgtggtgctatgcagcctgctctgggtgaccctgcttgggcagggggttggactgggtgacccacagagggccctgccaaccccgaacattctgtgattccacgcaTCGCACCCAGCTGCGGACGAGAAAACTGAACTCAGATGCTGCCCGCACCCAAACCACGGCAAAACCAGGATCGCCAACAGCAGGGAATGACCGCAGGTGGTTTCCAGCAGATTTTTCCGCTCTGATTGTGCTtagagggagaagcagcagggctgaagcagaCTCACATGGCCAAGGTAAAGGGCAAtaggaaaaaaagctgtattaAGGGAGGGTGTGGGCTGCAGCACGAGGCACAACAGCGCTGTTGTCCTCCACTGGGCTCAGAGGCATCGGAAAACAAAGCTAAAATGCAAAAATCCCAGCAAACATCCCTCCGGGAAAGAGGGAGCGGCCTTTGGGTGGGCAAGGgtgtgggcttgttcagcctgaagaagagaaggctgcgaggggaccttataaatgcctacaagtatctgcagggtgggtgtcaggaggatggggccaagctcttttcagtggtgcccagtgacaggacaaggggcaatgggcacaaactgaggcacaggaagttccgtctgaacatgaggaagaacttcttccctctgagggtgatggagcactggaacaggctgcccagggaggttgtggagtctccttctctggagatattcaagacccgtctggacaagatcctgtgcagcctgctgtaggtgaccctgcttcggcaggggggttggactagatgacccacagaggtcccttccaacccctactattctgtgattctgtgattctgcgagcTGCGCCTCTTACCAAATCTGCCGAGACCGCTGTCGTGATGAGAGCGTAGGGCCCGTTCACCAGAGCGCCGCAGACAATCAGCATGGCTGTGAGGAGCGAGACGGCCGCGGAGGTACCCAGGAAGAGATTAAATCGTTAAGCGCAGGGAGCAGCAGGACGTCGGGTCCGTCGTCCCCGTCCCTGTGCAGACATCGCAGTCTCGCGCATCCGTCTCTGCTTTCCCCGGGAGATCCCACCCAGCAGGAGCAGGACGCTCGTCCAGCACCACCCTCCCCCAAATCCCGGACCGGGAGCCCGGCTCGAGAGGAGAAACAAAGGCAGGTGAGTCCGCAGCGTCTCCCATCGCCCCTTCGGTGGCTGGAGCCGGCTGCGCCGAGGAGCTCCTTACCTATTGATGTGCCGATGCCATTCTGGCCAACGTGGTTGTACAGGAACAGCTGGAAAAGAGACATGGGATGAACTAGTTTGCAGCTCTTCCAGCTGTTTTCCCAAGTGTTTTCCTTGCAGCAGCACCCTGGGACCACGATAGAGAAGGTGGGGACCTGAATTATCACCGGGCTTCGCAGCCCCCCGCCCTACGTGGTGTTTGAAGAGGAGAACGCCAGCCGGGACGGAGAGCCGAGCGCGCCCTTGGCTCCGCGTCCCGCCGTCTGCGTGCCAGATGGAACACCTTGGCAGCTGGCAAACAGAGGTGCTGCCGCGATTTACGGCCCGGCGAGGCTGAAGCCAGACGGTGATTTGCCCCGCCGGCACGATCGGGGGGACGTGGACGCGACGCGGCCCCTCTACTTTTCAGCCAGCGCCACCTTCTTCGGAGGGGAGAACCTCACGACCCAGAGCCGGCCAGGCTTAGATTACAGCTAATTAGCTGCGTTTTTGCGGCAGCAAGGCCAAACGAGCTCCGTGCAGGTGCTGGGGAAGGACGTCCCAGCCAAGCGCCGGCGGAGCATGAGGCCGTCGGCACGGGGACTTTCGGGATGCAAAGCAAAGAGATGAAACCTGGATCGGCTCAGTGGGACCCCCACCGATTTACGACAGagcagaaaggagggaaaaaagacctctaaaggctttttttttagcTGTCAGGGACTCTACCGTCCCCTCCCAGCCGCCAGATCTGGATGTCCACCCTGGGAGCGTCTGCGTGTGTGTATCGATCCCAGCGCTTGTCTCAGCGGAGAGCGTGACCAGCTCATCCGAGCGCTTGGGAAGAGGAAAGCGGCCGTGACTCAAAGGAGCTGCAGGAGAGGAAACCCTCGTGACTTGGGTGATTTTCTCCCCCGCGTGACAACGCACCATGGGAGCGGCGATGACCAGCATCACGCAGCACGTGGTGGCTCTGCCGCCGGTGTAGTCGGAGATGAGGCCGGCAAAGATCCCTCCTGCAAGAAGGAGGCGCAGGTGTCGGTCACGCCGCCCCGGCGGCAAAGCTTCGCCCTGGCTGAGCCCAAAATCCAACGGGACGCTGCACTGCAGTGctctttcatcccccagccttgGAGCGAGGTGTCCCCAAGGTTAAATATAATAATATCAGAGTGAAGAGCTTTGATTTATCCACACCGCTTTCTCCCTGCGGATGGTTTCACTAcacctgctctgctcccctccacgcttgcaaaatgtattatttatctAAGAAAAAGGAAAGCCTGAGCAAGCGAGACCCAAGGAAAGGGGTTGCGATGGTCGCCTGGCTGGTGAAATAAAAACGAGGGGCGTTTGCTGCCTGCTAAGTGCTGTGAGTGCTGAATAAACCTCACTGCACTCCGTGGAGGGAACTTTCCGTCAAAGCCAGGGTTGTCCCCAAATCATCCCCGATCCACCCCCTCCACCCAGGTACGTGACGAACCTATAATGCCCCCGACGTCGAAAAGAGTCGACAGGTCCCCAGCTTCCTTGGCACTGAAATGAGCTgcgagggagaggggaggggtgaggagatgCTCCCCTTGCCAGGCTCGCTCCCGCCTCCCTGTCCCCAAAAAACTCACCGACGTTGACGATGTAGAGGGGCAGCCAGTAGAGGAAGGTGTAGCTCACCAGCTTGGCAAAGAGCAGGCAGAGAGAAAACTCCACCACGCCCTGGGACAAAGAGAAGACATCAGGGGAGCCTCCTCCTCCGAACCTCCTCCAGatggtggttttttcccccccccagttTTCTGCCCGGTGGTGGTGATGGCGTGAGCTGCCCTGGCTTTGCTCTTTCCTCCATCCCCGTCACGACGTAAGGGGCATCCCGCGACTCACAGGTATCCGGAGCGCCCCGAGGAAGCTGATGGCTTCAGGCTCCTCGGCTGGCTCCTTGGGGCTGTCGGAGCGATCCACGCTGCTGTGGCCCGAGCTGCCTGGCGGCCCCTCGTTGGAGGAGACCGCTTCGGGATCCTTCTCGTTGGAGGTCACCCCTCCAGCGTCGTCCTCGTCGGAGGCCGTCTGAAAGCAAACCGAAAGCAGGAGATGTGGCTCAACGTTGCTGCAAGGGGCTGAAACAGCTTCTCTGCTGGGACGTGACCCGGAGGATGCTCACACCAGAACAGCAACGAGCATCCTCTGTGATAACTGAGCGTCGCTCTAGTTTCTGACACTATGACCTGACACCCTGGTCGTTCTTCTGTAGCGACcacccagcccaggaccagcCCACTGGGGATCGATTCGACTCACGTGATGCATAGGCGGACTGCAGCCGATGTCCTCGGGATCTGCAGGGAGAAAGGAGAATCCCGTGAGAGCCCGGGTCAGCCCCGCTCCGCCTGCGCTCCCTCCGGCATCTCGTGCCGCGGGGGGAGAAACGTGGGGCTGGGAAAacgccccggggctgggctgcatCTCCGGGTACCCGCTTCCCGTCAGCGAAAAACCCTGGTAAAATCCCAAAGGGCTTCCCAAAGGTTCCCTAGAAAGATGGGATGAGAGAAGCGAGCGGCGCAGGGGCTGAGCCTGCCTGGATGACCCCAAAGGATGCGTGGTGGTCGGCTCCACGTCCCTGCTTGCCACCAGCTGGGAAGAAGTGTTTGGGGTTGCCAAAAATGCTTGGAGACGGGTAAGGAGAAAAACTGTGGCCCTGCCGGTCAGGCCACTCACACTCCACGAGGAAGAAGAAGCAGATGATGCCCACGGCAGCGATGATGACACCGGGCACGATGAAGGACAGGCCCCAAGCAGAGGAAACCCAGACGCCGGCGATGAGCGACCCCAAGATGTTGCCGACGGAGGTGTGCGAGTTCCAGATGCCCATGATCAAACCTCTCCTGGCAGGGAGAGAGCCAGGTTGGCATCACCGGGGCGGCTGCCCGGGGTCAACAGGGATGAGGATGAGGGGGGGACACGCCGGAGAAACGCTCACTTTCCCTTCCCGAACCAGTTCCCGACGCACGCCACGACGGCGGGCCAGCCGGTCGTCTGCACCAGCCCGTTGAAGACCTGGCAAGAGACAGGCAGCGtcacgcggcggcggcggcacccgGTGAACCCCGGCGCCGTTTTGGGCAGCCGGGCTCAAAAATAGCCACCCCCATCCCGAATCCGTCGAGAAAACGCTCGGCTTGGCaggggggggatttttttgtccCGCCGGGGCTATCCCGGAGCCGTTTGCATCCTTCCCGTGGCTGAACTGGGAGCGGCTGGCATTGCCAAACGGCTCGGCAAGATGGGCACGCCCGGTGGTTTCGGCGCCCACGCCGTGCGTGACCGGGTTTTGCGTGGAGTGGAAATGCCTGGCTCGGAAACTGGGACACCCTCGTCCCCAGAAGTCACCGGAAAACCGGGCCGCGGCGGTAAAACCCAGAGCCTGGGCGTCCCCCGGCGCGGACACACCTGCACAACGATGAAGTACCAGAGGACGTGGATGTTCCAGAAGTAGCCGAGGCCGAAGAGCGCGGTGAAGACCCCGCTCAGCACCATCCCCCCCGACAGGTAGTAGCGCAGGGGGAGGCGCTCCCCAAAAATCCCACTGCGGAGGGAGGGAGAAACGCGGTCGGGAGGCGTCGCGGGTGATGCCGCCGTCGGGCGGCACGGCGCGGAGGGAAAGGGGTGCGAAGGACCTGGGTACCTGATGAACATCCCGATGGCGTAGGCCACCAGGAAGGCAT
This genomic interval carries:
- the SLC37A2 gene encoding glucose-6-phosphate exchanger SLC37A2 isoform X2, whose translation is MKAALAPGVRLLRAIPRDSRYRGLTLVLTFLCYTSYHLSRKPISIVKSQLHPNCSDWGPNPHNDSNSSTWCSWAPFDGDNYNELFGALDNAFLVAYAIGMFISGIFGERLPLRYYLSGGMVLSGVFTALFGLGYFWNIHVLWYFIVVQVFNGLVQTTGWPAVVACVGNWFGKGKRGLIMGIWNSHTSVGNILGSLIAGVWVSSAWGLSFIVPGVIIAAVGIICFFFLVEYPEDIGCSPPMHHTASDEDDAGGVTSNEKDPEAVSSNEGPPGSSGHSSVDRSDSPKEPAEEPEAISFLGALRIPGVVEFSLCLLFAKLVSYTFLYWLPLYIVNVAHFSAKEAGDLSTLFDVGGIIGGIFAGLISDYTGGRATTCCVMLVIAAPMLFLYNHVGQNGIGTSIAMLIVCGALVNGPYALITTAVSADLGTHESLKGNAKALSTVTAIIDGTGSVGAALGPLLAGLISPTGWNNVFYMLIAADGLACLLLARVVVKEVRRWCGCIARKRGYKEF
- the SLC37A2 gene encoding glucose-6-phosphate exchanger SLC37A2 isoform X1, which translates into the protein MKAALAPGVRLLRAIPRDSRYRGLTLVLTFLCYTSYHLSRKPISIVKSQLHPNCSDWGPNPHNDSNSSTWCSWAPFDGDNYNELFGALDNAFLVAYAIGMFISGIFGERLPLRYYLSGGMVLSGVFTALFGLGYFWNIHVLWYFIVVQVFNGLVQTTGWPAVVACVGNWFGKGKRGLIMGIWNSHTSVGNILGSLIAGVWVSSAWGLSFIVPGVIIAAVGIICFFFLVEYPEDIGCSPPMHHTASDEDDAGGVTSNEKDPEAVSSNEGPPGSSGHSSVDRSDSPKEPAEEPEAISFLGALRIPGVVEFSLCLLFAKLVSYTFLYWLPLYIVNVAHFSAKEAGDLSTLFDVGGIIGGIFAGLISDYTGGRATTCCVMLVIAAPMLFLYNHVGQNGIGTSIAMLIVCGALVNGPYALITTAVSADLGTHESLKGNAKALSTVTAIIDGTGSVGAALGPLLAGLISPTGWNNVFYMLIAADGLACLLLARVVVKEVRRWCGCIARKRGSSVQLTESVLDGK
- the SLC37A2 gene encoding glucose-6-phosphate exchanger SLC37A2 isoform X3 — translated: MKAALAPGVRLLRAIPRDSRYRGLTLVLTFLCYTSYHLSRKPISIVKSQLHPNCSDWGPNPHNDSNSSTWCSWAPFDGDNYNELFGALDNAFLVAYAIGMFISGIFGERLPLRYYLSGGMVLSGVFTALFGLGYFWNIHVLWYFIVVQVFNGLVQTTGWPAVVACVGNWFGKGKRGLIMGIWNSHTSVGNILGSLIAGVWVSSAWGLSFIVPGVIIAAVGIICFFFLVEYPEDIGCSPPMHHTASDEDDAGGVTSNEKDPEAVSSNEGPPGSSGHSSVDRSDSPKEPAEEPEAISFLGALRIPGVVEFSLCLLFAKLVSYTFLYWLPLYIVNVAHFSAKEAGDLSTLFDVGGIIGGIFAGLISDYTGGRATTCCVMLVIAAPMLFLYNHVGQNGIGTSIAMLIVCGALVNGPYALITTAVSADLGTHESLKGNAKALSTVTAIIDGTGSVAPRSRGGQGGP
- the SLC37A2 gene encoding glucose-6-phosphate exchanger SLC37A2 isoform X4, whose translation is MKAALAPGVRLLRAIPRDSRYRGLTLVLTFLCYTSYHLSRKPISIVKSQLHPNCSDWGPNPHNDSNSSTWCSWAPFDGDNYNELFGALDNAFLVAYAIGMFISGIFGERLPLRYYLSGGMVLSGVFTALFGLGYFWNIHVLWYFIVVQVFNGLVQTTGWPAVVACVGNWFGKGKRGLIMGIWNSHTSVGNILGSLIAGVWVSSAWGLSFIVPGVIIAAVGIICFFFLVEYPEDIGCSPPMHHTASDEDDAGGVTSNEKDPEAVSSNEGPPGSSGHSSVDRSDSPKEPAEEPEAISFLGALRIPGVVEFSLCLLFAKLVSYTFLYWLPLYIVNVAHFSAKEAGDLSTLFDVGGIIGGIFAGLISDYTGGRATTCCVMLVIAAPMLFLYNHVGQNGIGTSIGTGTTDPTSCCSLRLTI